AGAATTTTTTTATACACAGCATATACAGTATGAGTGATAAACCTCTGGTATTAATTATAGATGACGATCCCTCTTTTTGCTCTTTACTTCAATCATTTCTGAGCAAGAACAACTATCGGACGGAAGTAGCCAACACTGCCAAAGAAGGATTGAGAGCTATTTTTGAGAATAACTTTGATCTGGTACTTATAGATTACCGCCTGCCCGACCTGGATGGTCTGGAGTTGCTTAAGAATATTAAAAAGAAATACTTCCACCTGCCAGTCATTATCATGACAAACTACGCCAACATAAGAACCGCCGTAGATGCCATGAAGCTAGGTGCTTTTGAGTATGTAACCAAGCCTGTTAACCCCGATGAGATACTTTTAACTATCGGCAATGCACTAAAATCCGCTGACGAGGAGCCTGTAGAAAAGGAAACTGATAAAGGCAAGCCTAAAAGCAATAAGTCTTCACGCTCTTTTATGTTCGTTGAAGGCACTAGTGAGCAGTCTCAGCAGGTTAAAAAACATATAGACCTGGTAGGTCCAACCAACCTCTCAGTTATTGTACAGGGAGAGAGTGGTACTGGTAAAGAGTATGTCTCTCGTATGATACACCAGGAAAGTGAAAGACGTGATAAACCTTTTGTTGCGCTAGACTGCGGTGCACTCTCCGAGGAATTAGCTGGGAGCGAGCTTTTTGGCCACCTTAAAGGCTCATTTACCGGAGCTTTGCAGGATAAAACCGGCCAGTTTGAAGCCGCAAATGGCGGCACCCTCTTTCTGGATGAAATTGGTAACCTATCTTATGATATACAGGTCAAACTGTTAAGAGCCATTCAGGAACGTAAGGTCAGGAAAATAGGTAGCAATCAGAATGTAGATGTGGATGTGCGTATTATCGTTGCTACTAATGAGAATCTTGATCAGGCTGTAAAGTCTGGTGACTTTAGAGAAGATCTCTTTCACCGACTAAACGAGTTTCAGATTAAAGTGCCTGCTTTGAGGGAGCGTAAAACAGATATTATTCAGTTTGTTAATCATTTCCTGAACCACTCCAATCAGGAGTTGAATAAAGAAGTAGAAGGGTTAGAGCCTGAAGTACAGGAAAAACTGGAAAGCTATCATTGGCCAGGTAACATTCGTGAGCTTAAAAATGTAATTCGCCGCTCAGTACTCTTAACTACCGGGAACAAAATTACCTTAGACACGCTTCCTCCTGAAATCATTAGTCCGGTAAGTACGGAACTTGAGCAGCAGACACCTGCTACCCACGTCAACCCTCACAACCCTGACCTTAAGGCAATACAGGAGAAAACCGAAAAAGCTTTGATAGAAGAAACTTTAATCAAAGTAAAATATAATAAAACGCTGGCGGCCAAAATGCTAAACATTGACCGCAAAACGCTTTATAACAAGCTAAAAAGATATAATCTGGATTAACTTACCTGTGCTTTTAGCAGCTCCTGTCTTTCTGTAAGGGCTGCTAAAAGCTTTCTTCCCATACTCACGGCTTTCTCCACACTTTGTTCCCAATTAAAGCCTTCTGCCGGCTGTTGTGCCTGGTTTTCCATCCTTCGGAGAAGTATGGCCAGTTCGTCGTACTGTAGCTGCTGAACATTTGGAAAAAGTTTGTGTGCATGATATGCTACCGTCTCATAATCGTCTTCAACAATAGCCTGCTCTATTTGTGCTACAGAATCTGAAAGCACCATCGTAAAACTATCTAAAAAGCCCAACATAGCCTCCTGGTCTTCCCCTACAAAACGACTGATATTTGCTAGTGAGTACCATTCTGCCTGGGCTGAATCTGAAGCTACTACTTCCTGAACTTCTGCGACATCATCTGATGCGGCTTCTACAGCAAAATCTTTAAGGTACTTTTCTAACAAACGATACACTTCATTTTCCTGAAAGGGTTTAAGCAATACATCTGAAAAGCCTTTTTCAATAAAATATCGCTTGTTTTCAGTAGCTCGGGCGGTGAAAGCAACCACCGGAACATGTGCCAGCGCAGATGACTTAATCTGTTGAGCCACTTCTTCGCCATGCATACCAGGCATTTGAAGATCGGTAAGTACCATATCTACTTTAGTATGCTTTAAGGCCTCAAGCGCTTCTTCTCCACTATGGGCTACATGTACCGTCACTGACCATTTTCTCATAATCAGCTTAAGCAGCTCGGTATTCAGTGGATCATCGTCAATTGCCATTACTGTGCTTCCTGGGAAGTGGGCGCCCTCTACCGTTTGAGTGGCTCTAAGGTAATCTTCATAAGCTGCCTGGCTGGAGTGTTCATAGGGTAAAGCAACATAAAAAGTAGAGCCCTCTCCCACCTCACTATCCAAAGCAATTTCTCCTCCCTGTGATTCTACTATTTTTTTACAGATAGAAAGTCCTAAACCAGTACCACCATATTTACGGGTATCTGATATATCTGACTGAATGAAAGGTTCAAAGATATGAGACTGCTTTTCGGCAGGTATTCCTATGCCGGTATCTACGACTTCAAGTTGAGCTTTTATTAAACCCTGCTCCATTGGCTTTAATTTACAGCGTATGATAACCCCGCCTTCTTCTGTAAACTTAATAGCATTAGAAATCAGGTTATACAATACCTGCTTCAGGCGGAAGGCATCACCTTTTAGATAGCGAAACTCTTCCCCATTAATCTGCCAATGTAGCTGGAGGTCTTTCTTCTCGGCCTGAAAACGCATATCATCGTTTACCTGCTTTACCAATGACTGAATATCAAATGGTTGATACTCAAACTTAAGCTGCCCAGCCTCTATTTTAGAGAAGTCCAGAATATCGTTGACCAGCGCCAGCAAATGAGTAGATGAGCTATCTACAGCAGACAAATAGTTTTTCTGCTCATCTCCCAACTTGGTTTTTTTGAGCTGTCCTGTAAAGCCTAATATTGCGGTAAGGGGAGTACGAATTTCATGACTCATATTGGCTAGAAAATCTTCCTTAACTCTGGCTAGTTTTTCAGCACTAAGTTTCGCTTTTTCCAGCTGTACCTTTAGAAAGTCGCTTTTAGCGATATCTGAAAAGATGAGGTAAATAAAAATAAAAGTGCTGCCCAAAGCTACCAACAGTATAAACCCCAGACGGGAAAGCGAACTTTCTAATATAGAACGGGCCTCTGCCAACTGCTCTTGATAATTGTTCTGCTGGCCTTGTTTTACTTTGCTTATCAGTTCGTTAATACGCCCCATTACCTGGGCATTATTAGAAAGGTATCTTAGCTCCTGCCTGTCCAAAGCTTTTTCGGTGGCTCTCTGTTCACTTTTTAGCTTAGTCAGCATTTGTTCTATAGAGTCTACACTCAGATTGGCAAAAGAGGTATCTACTACGGTAGAGTCTGCCACTTCGGCTACGCTAGTGGTATCTACAGTTTCTTTATTTTTGCTAAATAACTCTCCCAGCCTACTTCTCCATCGGTTCAAAAATTTTTTCTCCTCTTCATTATCTATCTTGTTAGCTTCTATTTTTTTGGGGATTCCATTTTCATCCAGACTGGAGTTCTTTCTTACGGTAGAAGAATCAGTGTCTTTAACTGAGGTGCCGGCTCTAAGTTGTGCCAGTGCCTGATCATAGAGGTTAAAGGCATCACGTCGCTCTTTTATTCGAATAAAATCATCCATACTCACCAGTTTGGCATTGATCAGGCTCAAAATGGAGTCCAGCTCACTTTCGTCGTACACACTTGTGCTTTTGAGTTGCTGTACTCTTTGGCGAATATCGGTAAGCTGGCTATCGTACTTCTGAAGCTTGGCAGCACTCTTACTGATAGTATACTCCTGCAAGCTGGTTTCTGAGCGGGCAACAATATACATAATGCTGTCTATCTGCTGCAGCTTGGTATCAGGCTGAGATATAGTTTCTACCGCTTCGGATAGTTTGATGTAGCTATCATAAGCAACATATGAAGCTCCCATAATGGCAATCAGCACAAACCCGAAGCCTAGAAGTACCTTAGATTTTAAATAAAATGAGCGGTTCATGCGCATACAGACAGTCCTTTCAACTCAAATGTTCGTTAATAATAGTAAATGCATTCATTTCTGCATGTTATTGCTTCAAGTACGAATATAGTTTAAAAATAGTATGATTAGCTATGCTCCTTTATACCTCAAACCTTACCTGAAGCCCTATACTTCACTGTAAGAACAAAAAGGATATTCAAAAAATAAACATCACTTCTTAAAAGGAAGTTTAAGTTTAAAAGGCATTGTTATGAAAAGGTTTATACTCATCTCTACCATTGGCCTGGTGCTACTTTTTGTCTACCTCTTCGTTTGGAATACGGTTGATAGCAATACTGCTGAGGCAACTAGCCTACAGGTAAATAACGCAGAACTGGCACCTATGCCACAATTCAGCCCCCGCGAAGTAGTTGATATGCAACTTAAAGCTATGCAGGAGAATAACGAACCTTATAAAGATCATGGAATAGAAGTAGCCTACCGCTTTGCCTCTCCCTCTAATAAAGAAGCTACCGGTCCTCTCAGTCGTTTTGTACACATGGTGCACAACGAAAGGTATCGTTCACTGCTTAATTTTCAGAGGTATGGCCTGGACGATGCCGAAGTATTAGGCGATAAAGCACTGCAGAAAGCTACACTGATTGATGCTGACGGAGAACCCGTAGTTTATGTATTTCAGTTGGCAAGGCAACAGGAAGGTGAATTTTATGGGTGTTGGATGACCGAAGGGGTCATCAGGCTTTAGGTTTAGGGCATCTTTACTAAAGCCATGCCTGCAAACACCGCCAAAAGCCCTAATATCACACTGGCAGAGGCATACAGAAAAAAGGTGAGGAGCTGTCCATGATTGATTAAAGTAATGCCATCGTAAGAGAAGGTAGAAAAAGTAGTAAAGCCCCCACAAAAACCTGCAATCCAGATACGGCTGGCATTATCATCCAGAATCTCGCGAGCCCAAAGTCCGTAGAGTATTCCAATGATCAGGCTCCCTACTATATTTACAGTAAAGGTGCCAAAAGGAAAATGTGTCGTAAACTGGCGGTTGATCATCATAGAAATCAGAAACCGCAGGGCGCTGCCTAAAAACCCGCCTATGCCTACGAGTAAAAGGTTTGATAACATATTGGTTAGTTATTACTTTTTAGCTGAAGCTTATTTTTGCTCAGCTTTGGATTCAAACTTCTTAAAATTTCTTCTTAAAAACTGACTTACTTTTTCGTAATTATCATGCTCCTGATTAGCCAGTCGGAAGTAATTTTTTCCTTCAAAGTTCACCTCTAACTGTTTGTATACACCATTAGAAGTTTTTACCTGTTCTTCTTTCCAGCTTTGCAGGTCTTTAAAGTGCAAGCGTTTTTTTACAAGCCCGAAAAGGCTGTAAACATCTACTCTTCTTTTGTCTAATATCACTTTTTTGTAACTGCTCAGCATCTTAATAGTTATGATAAGTGCAATGATCAGGACCACTACAAATAGCAGATACACCCACCAGGAGGTCTGAGGGCTTTCCATAATCTGTAGGTAAAGGTATACTGCAGAGCCATAGCTAAGCAACAAAAACATGCCTATGGCAAAAAAGGTATTAAACTTAGGTTTGCTTACTATCATACAAGCTAAAGCTATACTACTGATGGAATGTTAAAATTTCTTAATTTTCCGGAAAGCATCTGCATTTTTTTGTGCGGCACATTTACAATCTCAGAAAACGCTTAATATGATTCATTATCGCATCTCTTATGCTTACCCTAATCGTCAACTTATAGATTTTGAACTCAGGTTTAATACTCCAGAAGCTAACACTTATCTGCAACTACCTTCATGGCGCCCGGGTCGTTATGAGCTGGGCAATTTTGCCAAAAATATTCAACAGCTAAGCATGGAAGATACGGCGGGTAAAGCTATCACTTTTAAAAAAGTGAACAAAGACCGCTGGCAGGTAAACACTAAAGAAAATGATACACTTATTGTAAAATATCGCTGCTATGCAGCTGAAATGAATGCGGGTTCTTCCTGGCTGGACGAAGAGCAGATTTATATTAACTTTATTAACTGTGCTTTCTACCCAGAGGGCAGGCAGCAGGAGAAGTACAGAATTACATTAGACCTGCCAGAAGACTATCAGATTGCCTGCGGACTGGAGCAGGTAGAAAAATTTGTACTGGAAGCTCCGAGCTTTTACCATTTGGTGGAGTCGCCTCTGGTGGCGAGTGCCCAGCTTACGCACTGGCAGTATGAAGTGGCTGGCTCACGCTTCCACTTGTGGTTCAACGGTAATGTAATGCTGGAAAAAGAAGCCACTCTCAGAGACTTCAGAAACTTTACCGTGGCCCAGATAGAAAGCATGGGAGAATTTCCCTGCGAAGACTACCATTTCATTTACCAATTTTTGCCTTATCGGGCTTACCACGGGGTAGAGCATTATAATTCTACACTCATTATTTTGGGGGCGGCGGAAGAAATCAGGCAGGATAGTAAGCTTTACGAAAGCTTTTTAGGCGTAAGCTCCCACGAGTTGTTTCATACCTGGAACATTATTCGTATTCGCCCTAAAGAGATGTACCCTTACGATTATACCAAAGAAAACTACTTTACTACCGGATATGTAGCCGAAGGGATAACCACTTATTACGGAGATCTGTACCTGGCAAGAGGTGGCGTTATTAGTAAAGAAGAATACCTGCAGGAGCTCAACCGCCTGTTTAAACGCCACTTTGAAAATTTCGGACGCTTT
This window of the Porifericola rhodea genome carries:
- a CDS encoding M61 family metallopeptidase gives rise to the protein MIHYRISYAYPNRQLIDFELRFNTPEANTYLQLPSWRPGRYELGNFAKNIQQLSMEDTAGKAITFKKVNKDRWQVNTKENDTLIVKYRCYAAEMNAGSSWLDEEQIYINFINCAFYPEGRQQEKYRITLDLPEDYQIACGLEQVEKFVLEAPSFYHLVESPLVASAQLTHWQYEVAGSRFHLWFNGNVMLEKEATLRDFRNFTVAQIESMGEFPCEDYHFIYQFLPYRAYHGVEHYNSTLIILGAAEEIRQDSKLYESFLGVSSHELFHTWNIIRIRPKEMYPYDYTKENYFTTGYVAEGITTYYGDLYLARGGVISKEEYLQELNRLFKRHFENFGRFYYSLAASSFDLWLDGYVPGTPNRKVSIYVKGGIVSLMLDLSIRQLSQNRYSLDDLMHSLWNNYAKELKGYSPQDIISIASELAGKPMDDFFEKYIEGVVPVEEELNTLLHTIGCQLYISPSESLSERYFGFRTAQREDKLIVSHIEPDSPADRALSREDEIVAINGQKCNIQPNDLLTDKDSIEITLLRRQKLHTVTLAQDGNTYFHQYSIVQKEQASEQQKESFSLWLNKDF
- the crcB gene encoding fluoride efflux transporter CrcB; this translates as MLSNLLLVGIGGFLGSALRFLISMMINRQFTTHFPFGTFTVNIVGSLIIGILYGLWAREILDDNASRIWIAGFCGGFTTFSTFSYDGITLINHGQLLTFFLYASASVILGLLAVFAGMALVKMP
- a CDS encoding DUF4864 domain-containing protein, which encodes MKRFILISTIGLVLLFVYLFVWNTVDSNTAEATSLQVNNAELAPMPQFSPREVVDMQLKAMQENNEPYKDHGIEVAYRFASPSNKEATGPLSRFVHMVHNERYRSLLNFQRYGLDDAEVLGDKALQKATLIDADGEPVVYVFQLARQQEGEFYGCWMTEGVIRL
- a CDS encoding sigma-54-dependent transcriptional regulator → MSDKPLVLIIDDDPSFCSLLQSFLSKNNYRTEVANTAKEGLRAIFENNFDLVLIDYRLPDLDGLELLKNIKKKYFHLPVIIMTNYANIRTAVDAMKLGAFEYVTKPVNPDEILLTIGNALKSADEEPVEKETDKGKPKSNKSSRSFMFVEGTSEQSQQVKKHIDLVGPTNLSVIVQGESGTGKEYVSRMIHQESERRDKPFVALDCGALSEELAGSELFGHLKGSFTGALQDKTGQFEAANGGTLFLDEIGNLSYDIQVKLLRAIQERKVRKIGSNQNVDVDVRIIVATNENLDQAVKSGDFREDLFHRLNEFQIKVPALRERKTDIIQFVNHFLNHSNQELNKEVEGLEPEVQEKLESYHWPGNIRELKNVIRRSVLLTTGNKITLDTLPPEIISPVSTELEQQTPATHVNPHNPDLKAIQEKTEKALIEETLIKVKYNKTLAAKMLNIDRKTLYNKLKRYNLD
- a CDS encoding ATP-binding protein, producing MNRSFYLKSKVLLGFGFVLIAIMGASYVAYDSYIKLSEAVETISQPDTKLQQIDSIMYIVARSETSLQEYTISKSAAKLQKYDSQLTDIRQRVQQLKSTSVYDESELDSILSLINAKLVSMDDFIRIKERRDAFNLYDQALAQLRAGTSVKDTDSSTVRKNSSLDENGIPKKIEANKIDNEEEKKFLNRWRSRLGELFSKNKETVDTTSVAEVADSTVVDTSFANLSVDSIEQMLTKLKSEQRATEKALDRQELRYLSNNAQVMGRINELISKVKQGQQNNYQEQLAEARSILESSLSRLGFILLVALGSTFIFIYLIFSDIAKSDFLKVQLEKAKLSAEKLARVKEDFLANMSHEIRTPLTAILGFTGQLKKTKLGDEQKNYLSAVDSSSTHLLALVNDILDFSKIEAGQLKFEYQPFDIQSLVKQVNDDMRFQAEKKDLQLHWQINGEEFRYLKGDAFRLKQVLYNLISNAIKFTEEGGVIIRCKLKPMEQGLIKAQLEVVDTGIGIPAEKQSHIFEPFIQSDISDTRKYGGTGLGLSICKKIVESQGGEIALDSEVGEGSTFYVALPYEHSSQAAYEDYLRATQTVEGAHFPGSTVMAIDDDPLNTELLKLIMRKWSVTVHVAHSGEEALEALKHTKVDMVLTDLQMPGMHGEEVAQQIKSSALAHVPVVAFTARATENKRYFIEKGFSDVLLKPFQENEVYRLLEKYLKDFAVEAASDDVAEVQEVVASDSAQAEWYSLANISRFVGEDQEAMLGFLDSFTMVLSDSVAQIEQAIVEDDYETVAYHAHKLFPNVQQLQYDELAILLRRMENQAQQPAEGFNWEQSVEKAVSMGRKLLAALTERQELLKAQVS